Proteins from a genomic interval of Enterococcus faecium:
- a CDS encoding LysR substrate-binding domain-containing protein codes for MNTKDIEYYVQIVKQKNFTKVANYFRVSQPTITYALQRLEKEFDTVLITRDRSHHELIVTPSGKQLFLHAQTILQEISTARAEITQLQKKKLRFGMPPIIGNEYFPKLSSYFIKHELMNQIEITDGGSRDLYGMIRQGRIDLAVLGSTQPIVDQYLETELLLDKRFMIVVPPTHPLSKQDTVSFKDIADEQFVLLNEHYVHPAAFTKLSKQTHTHPKVVYQSNDLTILKSMVRENVGIGFLAEIAVHPEDHLVCLPLSDEVQPRFLISLAKRTQQIVTPLQEQVVQVIHEFVTAQKNSSS; via the coding sequence ATGAACACGAAAGATATCGAATACTATGTCCAAATCGTCAAACAAAAAAATTTTACGAAAGTGGCTAATTATTTCCGTGTGAGCCAACCTACTATTACATATGCATTACAACGTCTTGAAAAAGAGTTTGACACCGTACTTATTACAAGAGATCGATCGCATCACGAATTAATCGTCACGCCTTCTGGAAAGCAGCTGTTTCTCCATGCACAAACCATTCTCCAAGAGATTTCTACTGCAAGAGCTGAAATCACTCAGTTGCAAAAGAAAAAGCTTCGTTTTGGCATGCCTCCTATTATCGGCAATGAATACTTTCCTAAACTGTCAAGTTACTTTATCAAGCATGAATTGATGAATCAAATTGAGATTACCGATGGAGGCTCTCGGGACTTATACGGGATGATCCGACAAGGGAGGATCGATTTAGCTGTATTAGGCTCAACACAGCCAATCGTGGATCAATATTTAGAAACAGAGTTACTTTTGGACAAACGTTTCATGATCGTCGTGCCACCTACACATCCTCTTTCCAAGCAGGATACTGTCTCTTTCAAAGATATAGCAGATGAACAGTTTGTACTATTGAACGAACATTATGTCCACCCCGCAGCATTCACTAAGCTTTCTAAACAAACACATACTCATCCAAAAGTTGTTTATCAAAGCAATGACTTGACGATTTTAAAGAGTATGGTCCGAGAAAATGTGGGTATCGGTTTTTTGGCAGAGATTGCTGTCCATCCTGAAGATCATTTAGTTTGCCTCCCTCTTTCAGATGAAGTTCAGCCTCGCTTCTTGATTTCATTGGCAAAACGAACACAGCAGATCGTCACGCCTCTTCAAGAACAAGTAGTCCAAGTTATCCATGAATTCGTTACAGCACAAAAAAACAGCTCTTCGTAA
- the pfkA gene encoding 6-phosphofructokinase: MKRIGILTSGGDAPGMNAAVRAVVRKGIYEGLEVYGINYGFAGLVAGDIRRLDVADVGDKIQRGGTFLYSARYPEFATEEGQLKGIEQLKKFGIEGLVVIGGDGSYHGAMALTKRGFPAVGIPGTIDNDIPGTDFTIGFDTAINTVLESIDRIRDTATSHVRTFVIEVMGRNAGDIALWSGVAGGADEIIIPEHDFDMASVAKKIQEGRDRGKKHCLIILAEGVMGGNEFAEKLSEFGDYHTRVSILGHVVRGGAPSARDRVLASKFGAYAVELLQEGKGGLCVGIHDNEIVASDIIDTLENNKHKPDLSLYDLNNSLSF, encoded by the coding sequence ATGAAACGCATCGGAATTTTGACCAGTGGCGGAGACGCACCTGGAATGAATGCAGCTGTTCGTGCCGTTGTTCGTAAAGGTATTTACGAAGGACTGGAAGTATACGGGATCAATTATGGTTTTGCCGGTTTAGTTGCTGGAGATATTCGTCGTCTTGATGTGGCAGATGTAGGTGACAAGATCCAACGTGGTGGTACATTCTTGTATTCTGCACGTTATCCAGAATTTGCAACTGAAGAAGGTCAATTAAAAGGAATCGAACAATTGAAAAAATTCGGAATCGAAGGTCTAGTGGTTATCGGAGGAGACGGCTCTTATCATGGCGCAATGGCTTTGACAAAACGCGGTTTCCCAGCAGTAGGTATTCCTGGAACAATCGATAATGATATTCCTGGGACTGATTTCACAATCGGTTTTGATACAGCAATCAATACAGTACTAGAATCAATTGACCGTATTCGTGACACAGCGACTTCTCATGTTCGTACATTCGTTATCGAAGTAATGGGACGCAATGCAGGAGACATCGCTTTATGGTCAGGTGTGGCTGGCGGAGCGGATGAAATCATCATCCCAGAACATGATTTTGATATGGCTTCAGTTGCTAAAAAAATCCAAGAAGGCCGCGATCGCGGGAAGAAACATTGCTTGATCATCTTGGCTGAAGGTGTAATGGGCGGAAATGAATTCGCTGAGAAACTTTCAGAATTTGGTGACTATCATACACGTGTATCTATCTTGGGACACGTTGTCCGTGGTGGAGCACCAAGCGCACGCGACCGCGTGTTGGCAAGTAAATTCGGTGCTTACGCTGTCGAATTGCTTCAAGAAGGAAAAGGTGGATTATGTGTCGGTATCCATGACAACGAAATCGTTGCGTCTGACATCATTGATACACTTGAAAACAACAAACATAAACCAGACTTATCACTATATGATCTAAATAATTCACTTTCATTTTAA
- a CDS encoding YceD family protein: MKWSLLELRKYQETPLTFHETLDLKAALMKRDNLILDVAPVEVEGLVSVDKKGYIVHYTVQTTLTVPSTRSLEPVELPMDFSVDEVFMTEEQFQSRDEQMSADEILLIEGPLLNLAESIEDNILLAIPMRVLTKEEEAATELPKGNDWEVVSEEEYQRRKMEEAENKIDPRLAKLSELFDSKSKDDDNK, encoded by the coding sequence ATGAAATGGTCTTTATTGGAATTGAGAAAATACCAGGAGACACCGTTAACTTTTCATGAGACGCTCGACTTGAAAGCCGCTCTCATGAAGCGAGACAATTTAATACTTGATGTTGCGCCAGTGGAAGTCGAAGGTTTGGTCTCAGTTGATAAGAAAGGCTATATCGTTCATTACACTGTGCAGACGACTTTGACAGTTCCTTCAACACGTTCACTAGAACCTGTTGAACTGCCCATGGATTTTTCTGTAGACGAAGTATTCATGACAGAAGAACAATTCCAAAGTAGAGATGAACAAATGTCTGCAGATGAGATTTTGCTAATTGAAGGTCCATTATTGAATTTAGCAGAGTCGATTGAAGACAACATCTTATTGGCGATTCCAATGCGGGTATTGACAAAAGAAGAGGAAGCAGCAACAGAACTTCCAAAAGGCAATGATTGGGAAGTTGTTTCCGAAGAAGAATACCAGCGCAGAAAAATGGAAGAAGCCGAGAATAAAATTGATCCTCGTCTTGCAAAACTATCTGAACTTTTTGATTCTAAATCAAAAGACGACGATAACAAGTAA
- the pyk gene encoding pyruvate kinase, translated as MKKTKIVSTLGPASNSVEIISQLIESGANVFRFNFSHGDHEEQLSRMTMVREAVKKTGKDVGILLDTKGAEIRTTVQGTTEADFGRAGYIKFEVGDQTRISMDPEHVGSKEKIAVTYPGLFDDVHVGGHILFDDGLIDMQIIEKDEANRELVVEVKNAGMLGSRKGVNAPGVSISLPGITPKDADDIRFGLDNDIDFIAASFVRKAQDVLDIREILEEKDMTHVQIFPKIESQEGIDNIDEIIKVSDGVMIARGDMGVEIPAELVPMVQKRIIKKCNAAGIPVITATQMLESMQENPRPTRAEASDVANAVFDGTDATMLSGESANGDYPVEAVSTMARIDQEAENALSELGTFQLNEFDKTDVTETIGLSVARAAKNLGVKTIVAATESGYTAKMISKYRPDADILAVTFDERTKRGLMLNWGVYPTVAEKPSTTDEMFELAAKKAVELGFASEGDLILITAGVPVGERGTTNVMKIQMIGSKLLEAQGVGQKSVVANAVIASSAEEAVKKAKDGMVLVVPSTDKEYMPAIEKAAAVIVEEGGLTSHAAVVGIAQDIPVIVGAKGATTTITEGELITVDSRRGIVYRGETTAI; from the coding sequence ATGAAAAAAACCAAAATCGTTAGTACATTAGGACCAGCAAGTAACTCAGTAGAAATTATTTCTCAATTGATTGAATCTGGGGCAAATGTCTTCCGCTTTAACTTTTCTCATGGTGACCATGAAGAACAATTATCACGTATGACTATGGTCCGTGAAGCAGTTAAAAAGACAGGAAAAGATGTCGGTATTCTTTTAGATACAAAAGGAGCTGAAATCCGTACAACTGTTCAAGGCACAACAGAAGCTGATTTTGGTCGTGCAGGATACATCAAATTTGAAGTAGGAGATCAAACACGCATCTCTATGGATCCTGAACATGTAGGTTCAAAAGAAAAAATCGCGGTTACTTACCCAGGATTATTTGACGATGTTCACGTTGGCGGACACATTTTATTTGATGATGGTTTGATCGATATGCAAATCATTGAAAAAGACGAAGCAAACCGTGAATTAGTCGTAGAAGTTAAAAATGCAGGTATGCTAGGATCACGTAAAGGGGTAAATGCACCAGGCGTTTCTATTAGTTTGCCAGGTATTACTCCAAAAGATGCTGACGATATTCGTTTTGGTTTAGACAACGATATCGACTTTATCGCTGCAAGTTTTGTACGTAAAGCACAAGACGTTCTAGATATCCGCGAAATCTTAGAAGAAAAAGACATGACTCATGTTCAAATCTTCCCTAAAATCGAATCTCAAGAAGGTATCGACAACATTGACGAAATCATCAAAGTTTCTGACGGTGTTATGATTGCCCGCGGAGATATGGGTGTTGAAATCCCAGCTGAACTAGTACCAATGGTTCAAAAACGCATTATCAAAAAATGTAATGCTGCTGGTATCCCAGTTATCACTGCTACACAAATGTTAGAATCAATGCAAGAAAACCCACGTCCAACACGTGCGGAAGCTTCTGACGTTGCTAACGCTGTATTTGATGGCACAGATGCAACAATGCTATCTGGTGAATCTGCAAACGGGGACTACCCAGTTGAAGCTGTTTCAACAATGGCACGTATCGACCAAGAAGCTGAAAATGCATTATCAGAATTAGGTACATTCCAATTGAACGAATTCGATAAAACAGATGTAACTGAAACAATCGGTTTATCTGTAGCTCGTGCTGCAAAAAATCTAGGCGTGAAAACAATCGTTGCTGCAACTGAATCAGGATACACTGCAAAAATGATTTCAAAATATCGTCCAGATGCAGATATCTTGGCTGTTACTTTTGACGAACGCACAAAACGTGGTTTGATGTTAAACTGGGGCGTTTACCCAACAGTTGCTGAAAAACCATCAACAACTGATGAAATGTTTGAACTAGCAGCTAAAAAAGCTGTTGAATTAGGTTTCGCATCAGAAGGCGATTTAATCTTGATCACTGCTGGTGTACCAGTTGGTGAACGCGGAACAACTAACGTGATGAAAATTCAAATGATTGGTTCTAAATTATTAGAAGCTCAAGGCGTTGGACAAAAATCTGTCGTTGCAAATGCAGTTATTGCTTCATCTGCTGAAGAAGCTGTAAAAAAAGCAAAAGACGGAATGGTTCTAGTTGTACCATCAACTGACAAAGAATATATGCCTGCAATCGAAAAAGCAGCTGCTGTTATCGTTGAAGAAGGCGGATTGACTTCTCACGCTGCAGTTGTAGGAATTGCACAAGATATTCCTGTAATCGTTGGTGCTAAAGGCGCAACAACAACAATTACAGAAGGTGAATTGATTACCGTTGATTCACGTCGCGGCATCGTTTACCGTGGCGAAACAACAGCTATCTAA